GCACAAATCATCGATGCCGTCCCAACACAAAACGTGCAGCAACTTAAGGCACTAAAAAATATTAACGTGACTGTACAACCTGGACTTCAAGTCGTGGGCATCGGTCTCAACGAAACCGATCCAATTCTTCAGGATGTCAAAGTACGTCAAGCCTTGAACTACGCGGTCGACAAATCGTCCATCATCAAGACTTTGTTTAACGGAGAGGCTACGAAGCTTGACAGTCCCCTGGCTCCAGATATCAGCGGCCATGCGAGTGTAGGAAACTATGACTACAACCAAGCGAAAGCTGAGTCTATCCTGCAATCTGATGGTTGGACAAAAGGAAGCGACGGGATCCTTCAGAAAAACGGCAAGCAACTGGCGCTGACGTTTGAAGTGCCAAACGGGGCGTATCCACAGGACGTGCAAATTGGCCAGGTTGTTCAAAATCAACTCCAGGCTATTGGAGTGAAGGTCACAATTAACAAGATTGAGAAAGCCCAGTTCTGGAACAGTCTAAAAGTGCCGCAGGCTAAATCCAGTGTGTTTGACATGGTGCTCTTTGGCTACAATCCTTCTCATGGGGATCCATATATTGACCTGGAATCCTTGTATGGAAGCAATTCCACGCCAAGTGCACCTCCGTCTCTCTGGAACTATGAATGGTACAGCAACCCAACTGTAGACAGGGATCTCCAAAATGCCTTGCAATCAGTGGATATTCAGACACGTGACCACTACCTGACAGACGCGCAAAAGCAAATCTGGAACGACGCACCGTATATCTGGTTGTACGTGCCAGATTTGATCACTGCATCTTCGTCGAGCGTGCAAGGTATCAATATTCTTCCAGTAGGGTTCAATATCCTGCGCAATGCGCACAAATGATTCAGTGCTAATTGACCCCGTGGTCCGTCCGGCCACGGGGCTGCCACCAGGACCAGGTCAAGGTAGATGGAAGGTGATAGGCGATGATTGGATTTATTTCCAGAAGGATCGTACGGTTGCTCATACAGGTGTTCATCGTCACGACCCTCATATTTATTTTGTTCCGACTTGTGCCGGGCGACCCAGTCATCATGCTCATTGGCCCTAATGCCACGCAGGCTCAAATCGAAGCGGCACGGTCCGCGCTTGGTCTGAATCAACCTATTATCACGCAGTATTTCCACTACTTGGGGCGAATTCTGCATGGCGACCTCGGGGTCAGTCTGACGTACAACAAGCCAGTTACGACCATCATCGCCAATCGGGCATGGGCGACAATCAGGTTGATGCTGTCCTCGATAGTTCTGTCTGTAGTTATTGGTCTTCCAGCGGGTATGGTGGCGGGAATGAAGCCCAAAGCTGTTTCAAGCAATCTAGGTTTGGTGCTCTGGGTAGTCTTGTTGGCAATACCTAATTTTTGGGTCGGTTTGTTTCTGATTCAGTTGATTGCAGGGAAACTCGGGTGGTTACCCGCGGTAGGGTATGAAGGCTTTCAGTCACTCATCTTGCCGACGCTAGCTATCGCAGCCAGGCTAATCGCTTTGGTCGCACGCATTACGCGGTCGTCCATGATGGAGATACTTAGCCAAGACTATGTTCGGACGGCTCGTGCCAAAGGGCTGAAATCTGGAATCGTTCTAATGAAGCATGCACTTAAGCCGGCTCTCGTTCCAATTGTCACACTGATTGGCATGCAGGCAGGCTATTTGTTGGGGGGCTCTGTAGTCATCGAGAATTTGTTTTCCTACCCTGGCATGGGTCAACTCCTGCTCTCCGCCACAACCCAGAGGGACTATGCCCTCATGCAGGGAGTCACCATATTTTTTGTGGCAAGTTTTCTGTTTATCAACCTTCTAACGGATTTGTCCTATGGACGCATAGATCCGAGGATCCGTTACGATTGAGCATCACGAGTGAAGTGCAACTATGAGGTGGAGGTGGGTCCGGTTGAGAGGGAAAAGACATGCTTCGATATCGCTTTACGTCGGCATCAGTATTGTCGCAGTGTTTGTTCTAGTGGCTATCTTTGCCCCGTTCCTCTCGTCGCATTCACCTTTTCATGAAGACTTGGCGAATGCCTTGGCACCACCGAGCAGAAATCATTGGTTCGGTGTAGATCAGATAGGGAGAGATGTGTTCGCTCGTGTTCTGTTCGGCTCGCGCTTTGACGTCTCAATTGCAGTAATTGGTGTCGGACTGGCATACATCGTTGCACTACCATTTGGTCTTGCGTCAGGTTACTTCGGTGGCAGGACCGATACAGTAGTTGCAACAGTGTCTGACTCCGTACTTACCTTTCCATCACTAGTACTTGCTATCGTCATAGTTAATATCCTTGGAACGAGCTTAAGTGGAATCATTTTCACTATTGCACTGACTCAGTCACCCGCTTTAGTACGATATATCCGCGGATTCGTTTTCCAGATTCGTGACATGGATTACGTGCGCTCAGCGGTAGTGATAGGAGCCTCGCATACCCGCATCATGTTTGTCCACATTTTAAGGAACACTGTCGGGCCCACCATGGTGATTCTTAGTCTGACGGCAAGTGAAGCTATATTGACAGCTGCCGCTCTTGGATTCTTAGGCATTGGTGTACAGCCGCCAAACCCGGAGTGGGGCACGATGCTGAGTGAAAGCAGTCAGTATTTCACGCAGGATCCGTTGTTGATGGTGTTCTCAGGACTGGCGATTGCTATCTTGGTGCTCGGATTCAATTTGCTTGGAGATGGACTTCGAGACTACTACGATACG
The Alicyclobacillus curvatus genome window above contains:
- a CDS encoding ABC transporter permease; translation: MIGFISRRIVRLLIQVFIVTTLIFILFRLVPGDPVIMLIGPNATQAQIEAARSALGLNQPIITQYFHYLGRILHGDLGVSLTYNKPVTTIIANRAWATIRLMLSSIVLSVVIGLPAGMVAGMKPKAVSSNLGLVLWVVLLAIPNFWVGLFLIQLIAGKLGWLPAVGYEGFQSLILPTLAIAARLIALVARITRSSMMEILSQDYVRTARAKGLKSGIVLMKHALKPALVPIVTLIGMQAGYLLGGSVVIENLFSYPGMGQLLLSATTQRDYALMQGVTIFFVASFLFINLLTDLSYGRIDPRIRYD
- a CDS encoding ABC transporter permease, which encodes MRGKRHASISLYVGISIVAVFVLVAIFAPFLSSHSPFHEDLANALAPPSRNHWFGVDQIGRDVFARVLFGSRFDVSIAVIGVGLAYIVALPFGLASGYFGGRTDTVVATVSDSVLTFPSLVLAIVIVNILGTSLSGIIFTIALTQSPALVRYIRGFVFQIRDMDYVRSAVVIGASHTRIMFVHILRNTVGPTMVILSLTASEAILTAAALGFLGIGVQPPNPEWGTMLSESSQYFTQDPLLMVFSGLAIAILVLGFNLLGDGLRDYYDTRQ